A genomic region of Eucalyptus grandis isolate ANBG69807.140 chromosome 5, ASM1654582v1, whole genome shotgun sequence contains the following coding sequences:
- the LOC104446266 gene encoding putative invertase inhibitor, with translation MNFDFCVKSLGSDSKSHELDLDGLGLIAVKLLDANYTGTIEYIKQLQKQISEPRLLKALSLCLRVYNFLDIKELIPVYKAKRHADAGMLVSAVLTNEETCDTQVSRTKGMVPPLTKHNADIYQLSGIALKIVAILRERAKGM, from the coding sequence ATGAACTTCGACTTCTGCGTGAAGTCTCTTGGGTCAGACTCGAAGAGTCATGAGCTGGATCTCGACGGCCTAGGACTAATCGCGGTCAAGTTGTTAGACGCCAACTATACAGGTACGATCGAGTACATTAAGCAACTACAGAAGCAAATATCGGAACCACGCCTACTCAAGGCACTCTCGCTTTGCTTGCGTGTTTACAACTTTCTTGATATCAAAGAACTAATCCCAGTTTACAAGGCAAAGCGACATGCCGATGCAGGCATGCTTGTGTCTGCAGTGCTAACTAATGAAGAGACATGTGACACTCAAGTTTCGAGGACGAAAGGCATGGTTCCACCTTTGACAAAGCATAATGCTGACATTTATCAATTGTCCGGCATAGCACTTAAAATTGTGGCTATTTTGAGAGAAAGAGCAAAAGGGATGTAA